Proteins encoded by one window of Culicoides brevitarsis isolate CSIRO-B50_1 chromosome 2, AGI_CSIRO_Cbre_v1, whole genome shotgun sequence:
- the LOC134831645 gene encoding inositol monophosphatase 1: MDPDRDLDACYEHVMKLVDEVGDIISSRFFAPKAKVVTKSSNIDFVTETDQQVEKHLMDGITAKFPSHKFIGEEETSEGKAAELTDAPTWIIDPVDGTMNFVHGFPHSCVSIALLVDKVTEIGIVYNPVLNQKFTARRGKGAFLNGKEIHVSSVTSLADALICTETGTSRDEQKMVVVMENLNKLTRIANGIRCLGAAALNICMVALGGADCYFEFGLHAWDMAAGELIVREAGGVSLDPSGGALDLMSRRCLVAASQELANELIPQLTQYHPLPRD, encoded by the exons ATGGATCCCGATAGAGACCTTGATGCATGTTACGAACATGTCATGAAATTAGTCGACGAAGTTGGAGAT ataatttcgAGTCGATTTTTCGCTCCAAAAGCCAAAGTTGTGACAAAATCCTCAAACATTGATTTTGTTACCGAAACGGATCAACAAGTTGAGAAACATTTAATGGATGGCATCACAGCGAAATTTCCATCGCATAAATTTATTGGCGAAGAAGAGACCAGCGAAGGAAAAGCTGCTGAACTCACGGATGCTCCAACCTGGATAATTGACCCGGTCGATGGAACAATGAATTTCGTGCATGGATTTCCGCATTCTTGCGTCTCGATTGCGTTACTCGTTGATAAAGTGACGGAAATTGGGATCGTTTATAATCCTGTGTTGAATCAAAAGTTCACCGCACGTCGCGGAAAAGGAGCTTTTTTGAATGGAAAGGAAATTCATGTTTCTTCTGTGACGTCATTAGCTGATGCTCTCATTTGCACGGAGACAGGAACGTCTCgcgatgaacaaaaaatggttGTTGTcatggaaaatttgaataaattgacgAGAATCGCCAatgg aattcgtTGTTTGGGCGCCGCTGCCTTGAACATTTGCATGGTTGCTCTCGGCGGAGCAGATTGTTACTTCGAGTTCGGGTTACATGCGTGGGATATGGCAGCTGGAGAGCTCATTGTTCGTGAAGCAGGAGGCGTTTCTTTGGATCCATCAGGAGGCGCTTTGGATTTGATGTCTCGTCGATGTCTTGTTGCCGCATCTCAGGAATTGGCGAACGAACTTATTCCGCAATTGACGCAATATCATCCATTGCCAAGagattaa